The genomic region GTCGACGTAGAACAGCGAGGTCGAGGCGGCCGCGGACTCCTGGGCGGCCCGGGCGGCGTCCTCGAGACCGCCCCCGGCGGCGAGGACGTCGGCCGCGGCCAGCACGGCGTACCCGACACCCGGCCCCACGAGCCGGGTGTCGACGGTCAGCACCCGCACACCCGCGTCCCGCGCGGCGACCTGGGCGGACTCGTAGGTGCCGCTCATGTCCGCGGAGAGGTGGATGGAGAGGATCTCCTCCGCCCCCTCCTCGGCCAGCCGGCGGTAGAGGTCGGCGAAGACCGCGGGGGCCGGGCGCGAGGTGCTGACCGGCGTGAACGAGCGCAGCGCGGCCGCGACCGCCTCCGGCGTCGCCCCGTCGGCCCCCTCGTCGTGGACGTGCGGGCCGATGACGACCTGCAGCGGGACCACCGCGATGTCCCGCTCGGCGGCGAGCTCCGGCGGCAGCATCGCTGTCGAGTCGGTGACGATCCGGACCGGCATGCCCCGAACGCTAGACGAGGAACCGCTCACACGACGACGTTGACCAGCTTCGGGGCCCGGACGACGACCTTGCGCACCGGCCGGCCGTCGATCGCGCGCACCACTGCCGGGTCGGCCATCGCCAGGGACTCCAGGTCGGCCTCGGAGATGTCCGGGGCGACCTCGAGGCGCGCCTTGACCTTGCCCTGGATCTGCACCACGGCGGTCACGGTGTCCTCGACCAGCAGCGCGGGGTCGACCACCGGCCAGCCCGCACGGGCGACGGTGGGCTCGTGGCCGAGCCGCTCCCACATCTCCTCCGCGGTGTACGGCGCGACCAGCGAGAGCAGGATCGCCACGGTCTCCACGGCCTCCCGCACCGCCGGGTCGTCCGGCCCGGCGCCGGTGTCGACGGCCTTGCGGGTGGCGTTGACCAGCTCCATCGTGCGGGCCACGACCACGTTGAACCGGTGGCTCTCCAGGAGCTGCTCGACCTCGGCCAGGGTCCGGTGCGTCGCCCGGCGCAGCGCCGGGTCCCCGCCCTCGGGCGAGGTCCCGACCGGGGAGGTGACGTCCCCGGAGAGCCGCCAGGCCCGCTGCAGGAACTTCAGCGCGCCGCCGGGCGACATGTCCGCCCAGTCGATGTCGTCCTCCGGCGGGCCGGCGAAGACCATCGTCAGCCGCACCGCGTCCACGCCGTACTCGTCGATCATCTCGCCGAGGTTGACGCCGTTGCCCAGCGACTTGCTCATCGCCTTGCCCTGGTTGATCACCTGGCCCTGGTTGAGCAGCGCCGAGAACGGCTCGACGAAGTCGAGCATCCCCATGTCGTGGAGCACCTTGGTGAAGAACCGGCTGTAGAGCAGGTGCAGGATCGCGTGCTCGACGCCGCCGACGTACTGCGCGACCGGCATCCACTCGCGCGCCTTGGCGGGGTCGAACGGGCCCTCGGTGTAGTTCGGGTCCAGGTAGCGCAGGAAGTACCACGAGGAGTCCACGAAGGTGTCCATCGTGTCGCTGTCGCGCTTGGCCGGGCCGCCGCACGAGGGGCACTCGACGTTGACCCACTCCTCGGCCGCGGCCAGCGGCGAGGTGCCCTTGGGCTTGAGGTCGGCGCCCTTGAGGTTGTCCGGGAGCCGCACCGGCAGCTGGTCCTCGGGCACCGGGACCTCGCCGCACGCCGGGCAGTGCACGATCGGGATCGGCGCGCCCCAGAAGCGCTGCCGGCTCAGCAGCCAGTCGCGCAACCGGAAGTTGACGGTGCCGGTCCCCCGCCCGTCCGCCTCGAGCTGCTCGATGATCCGGGTGATGCCGGCGGTCTTGTCGGCGAGCCCGTCCAGCGGACCGGAGTTCACGTAGGTGCCGTCGCCGGTGGTGGCGACGTAGGTCTCCTCGGGGTTGTCCTCCCCCGTGTCGACGACCCGGCGCACCGGCAGCCCGAAGGTCTTCGCGAAGTCCAGGTCGCGCTGGTCGTGGGCGGGCACCGCCATGATCGCGCCGGT from Nocardioides pantholopis harbors:
- a CDS encoding DegV family protein, with amino-acid sequence MPVRIVTDSTAMLPPELAAERDIAVVPLQVVIGPHVHDEGADGATPEAVAAALRSFTPVSTSRPAPAVFADLYRRLAEEGAEEILSIHLSADMSGTYESAQVAARDAGVRVLTVDTRLVGPGVGYAVLAAADVLAAGGGLEDAARAAQESAAASTSLFYVDTLEHLRRGGRIGAAAALVGSALAVKPLLGFDDGRVVPLERVRTSGRALARLEELAVEAADGAEAGVRVEVSVAHLASPDRAAQLAERLAERLAERLDGAEVTCGELGAVLGAHVGPGVVAVCVAPRA
- the leuS gene encoding leucine--tRNA ligase, with the translated sequence MSDQTQSHQDEQTAYDVRGVQEKWRPVWERLDPFRAGSAGEGAEKRYALTMFPYPSGDLHMGHAEVMALHDVIARYWWQRGYDVLNPIGWDSFGLPAENAAIRNDEHPATYTYANIETQAESFRRYAVSFDWSHRLHTSDPEYYRWTQWLFLKFRERGLAYRKNSPVNWCPNDQTVLANEQVVQGRCERCGAEVTKRELNQWYFRVTDYAQRLLDDMDALQGTWPDRVLAMQRNWIGRSEGAHVDFDIALTDGSTRTVTVFTTRPDTLFGATFMVVAADAKLAEEIVDPERADALAAYLAEVRKASDIDRLATDRPKTGVDLGVTALNPVTGEQMPVWASDYVLADYGTGAIMAVPAHDQRDLDFAKTFGLPVRRVVDTGEDNPEETYVATTGDGTYVNSGPLDGLADKTAGITRIIEQLEADGRGTGTVNFRLRDWLLSRQRFWGAPIPIVHCPACGEVPVPEDQLPVRLPDNLKGADLKPKGTSPLAAAEEWVNVECPSCGGPAKRDSDTMDTFVDSSWYFLRYLDPNYTEGPFDPAKAREWMPVAQYVGGVEHAILHLLYSRFFTKVLHDMGMLDFVEPFSALLNQGQVINQGKAMSKSLGNGVNLGEMIDEYGVDAVRLTMVFAGPPEDDIDWADMSPGGALKFLQRAWRLSGDVTSPVGTSPEGGDPALRRATHRTLAEVEQLLESHRFNVVVARTMELVNATRKAVDTGAGPDDPAVREAVETVAILLSLVAPYTAEEMWERLGHEPTVARAGWPVVDPALLVEDTVTAVVQIQGKVKARLEVAPDISEADLESLAMADPAVVRAIDGRPVRKVVVRAPKLVNVVV